CGCGCAGGGCCAGGATGCCCGGGTCGTCGGTGGCGCCCTCCGCCCCGCAGTTCCACGATGCGTTGTCGTCGGTGCCGTCGTGGTTGTGCTCGCCGTTGGCCTCGTTGTGCTTGTCGTTGTAGGAGACCAGGTCCCGCAGCGTGAACCCGTCGTGCACGGTGATCAGGTTGACCGAGGCGGTCGGCCGGCGGCCCGAGCGGCCGTACAGGTCGGAGGATCCGGTGAACCGGGTGGCGAACTCGCCGATCCCGACCGGGCGGCTGGCCCAGAAGTTCCGCATGGTGTCGCGGTACTTGCCGTTCCACTCGCGCCACAGGGGCGGGAACCGGCCCAGGTCGTAGCTGTCCACCTGGCCGACGTCCCACGGCTCCGCGATCAGTTTGACCTGGGACACCACCGGGTCCTGGGCGACCATGTCCAGGAACGCCGACACCTTGTCGTAGGCGCCCTCCTGGCGGGCCAGCGTGGGTGCCAGGTCGAACCGGAACCCGTCGGCGTGCATCTCGGTGATCCAGTAGCGCAGCGAGTCCAGCATGAGCTGGAGCGTGATCGGGTCGCCCGCGTTCAGCGAGTTGCCGCACCCGGTGGTGTCGACGTAGACGCCGGGGTCGCCGGGCACGGTCCGGTAGTAGGCGGTGTTGTCGATGCCGCGGAAGCACAGCGCGGGACCGTCCGGCCCGGCCTCGGCGGTGTGGTTGAACACCACGTCCAGGACCACCTCCAGGCCGGCCCGGTGCAGCGCGTCGACCATGGCCTTGAACTCGGCGACCTGACCACCGGGCTGCCCGGCCCGCACGGCGGCGGAGTATCCGTTGTGCGGGGCGAAGTAGCCGATGGTGTTGTAGCCCCAGTAGTTGGTCAGGTTCCGCCCGGTCAGAAACGCCTCGGGTACGCTCTGGTGCACCGGCAGCAGCTCGACGGTGGTGACCCCGAGACCGGTCAGGTACCCGATGGCGGCCTCGTGGGCCAGTCCGGCGTACGTCCCGCGCAGCTCCGCCGGGATGTCCGGGTGGCGCATCGTGAAGCCCTTGACGTGGATCTCGTAAAGGACCGTGTCCGAGTAGTCGTACCGGGGCCGGATCCGGTCGGCCCAGGTGAACGCGGGGTCGGTCACCAGACCGCGCGGCACGTGCGGCGCGGAGTCCAGGGCGCTGGGCTTGGCCGGGTCGGCCTCGTCCTGCCCGAGGACCTCGGGCCCGAAGGTGACCGAGCCGCTGATCGCCTTGGCGTACGGGTCGAGCAGCAGCTTGGCCGGGTTGCACCGCAGTCCCCGGTCCGGCAGCCAGGGTCCGCCGACCCGGTACCCGTAGGCCTGCCCCGGCCCGACGCCGGGTACGAAGACGTGCCACACGTCGGCGTCGTTGTCCCGGACCGGGACCTGCGTCTCTCGGCCCTCGGCGTCGAACAGGCACAACGTGACGCGGTCGGCCACCGACGAGGCGATGGCGAAGTTCGTGCCCGCGACACCGAACTGCTCACCGGCGGTGGCGCCGAGCGGGAACGGCACCCCGGGCAGGCCGGCGACCGTGCTCGCTGGGAAGCTGGTCATGACGTCACCTTCTCGATCAGCTCGCGGGCGACGTCGCCGACGGACTTGACCGCGCCGTGGCGGCGCAGGATCAGGTCGGCGACCAGTCCGGTCCACCCGGTCTGGTGGAACGCGCCGATCGCGGCGCCGTTGTCGCCGTGGAAGTACTCGCTGAAGATCAGGTTGTCGTGCCAGTCCGGGTCGGTCTGCATCCGCTCGGTCCCGCCGAAACAGGGCCGCCGCCCGTGCGCGTCGTTGGTGAACAGCGAGATCAGTCGATCCTGGAGGTCGGCGATGATCCGGTCGAGGGGGAGCCGCCGGCCCGAGCCGGTCGGGTATTCGAGCTGGTAGTCGTCGCCGTAGAACCGGTGGTAGCGCTCCAGCGACTCGACCACCATGTAGTTGACCGGCATCCAGATCGGGCCACGCCAGTTCGAGTTGCCGCCGAACATCGAGGTGGTCGACTCGGCCGGCTCGTAGTCGATCGACGAGTGGTATCCCTCGGCGTCGAACTGGTAGGGGTGCTCGCGGTGGTATGCCGACAGCGCCCGCAGACCGTGCGGGGACAGGAACTCGGACTCGTCGAACAGCTTGGCGAACAACCGCTCCAGCTGGTTCGGCCGGGCCACCGACAGCAGCAGCCGCCGGCCGGCGTCGTCGCCGCGCAGCTGGGCGGTCTCGACCAGCTTCTCCATGTCGCTGAGGCCCTCGTGCTGGAGGAAGCGCATGAAGCCCTTGTTCATGTCCATCGCGTTCTGGAGCAGGTCGCCGTCGATCACCAGGGCCGCCAGGACGGGGATGATCCCGACCATCGAGTGGACCTTGATCGGGACGGCCTGGCCGGACGGAGTGATCAGCCGGTCGTAGAACAGCCCGTCGGCGTCGTCCCACAACCCCTGCTTCTCCAGAGCCTTGCGGATGCCCGCGAAGTGCTCCAGGAACTTCACGACCAGGTCCCGCCCCTGGCGCTTGCCCGACCATTGCAGGATGGCCGCGATGGCGCCCATCGCCGCGGCATAGGCGCCCATCCAGCCGGTGGCGTCGGACTGCTGGAGGGTGTAACCGTCGGGCAGGTGCGAGCGGTCGATCGGCCCGATGTTGTCCAGGCCCAGGAAACCGCCCTCGAACACGTTCTTGTCGCCGGCGTCCTGACGGTTCACCCACCAGGTGAAGTTGACCAGCAGCTTGTCGAACACCCGGGACAGGAAGTCGAAGTCACGGGCGCCGTCGATGGCGAAGATCTGGAGCGCGGCCCAGGCGTGCACCGGCGGGTTCACATCGCCGAAATCCCATTCGTACGCCGGGAGCGCCCCGTTCGGACTCTGGAACCATTCCCGGCACACCAGGATCAGCTGGTACTTGGCGAACGCCGGGTCCAGGTGCGCCAGCGGGACGGTGTGGAAGGCCAGATCCCACGCGGCGAACCAGGGGTACTCCCACTTGTCCGGCATCGAGATGATGTCGAACCCGTTGAAGTTGCGCCACTTGGCGTTGCGCCCGGTCAGCCGCTCCGCGGGCGGGGTGGGCTGGCCGGGGTCGCCGTCCAGCCAGCGGTCGACGTCGTAGTAGAACAGCTGCTTGCTCCAGAGCATGCCGGCCGAGGCCTGCCGCAGCACCAGCGCCTCGTCCGCGCCGGCGCCCGCCGGGGTGAGCTCGGCGTAGAACTCGTCGGCCTCGCCGCGGCGCCCGGCCACCACCCGGTCGTAGTCGTCGCCGAGCGCGTCGGCCGCGCTGCTTCGGCCCTCGACCGCGGGACGCAGGCGCAGGCGCAGCTCGGTGGTCCCGCCCGCCGGCACCGTGATCTCATACCAGAACGAGCACTTGGTGCCGGTCCGCTCGGGGTTCACGGTCGGCGCACCGTGCACCACGTGGTCATTGATGCCATCTTTCGGGTACGCGGTGATCGGCGCCGCGTTGTCCAGGCGTACCAGATTGGTCTCGTTCTCGCAGAACAGTAACCGGGGGCCAGCGCCGTCCGGACCGGCCGCCGCGATCAGTTCCATCGTCCCGGTGATCGGATGCTCGATCAGCACCGACCGATCGCCGGCGGCCCGCAGCGACGGACGGGTCCCGTCGTCCCCCCACGACCAGGTGTTGCGGAACCAGGCGGTGGGCAGCACGTGCAGCGTCTCCGCCTCGGGGCCCTTGTTGGTGACCTGGATGCTCATCAGCAGGTCGTCCGGGCCGGCCTTGGCGTACACCACCTCGGTGATCCAATAGCGGTCCTCGTCGAACGCGCCGGTGTCGAGCAGCTCGTACTCGGGCTCGTACCGGTCCCGGCGCGCATTGGTGTCGATCAGGTCCTGATACGGGAACTCGCCCTGCGGGTAGTGGTAGCGCCACCGGTTCCAGGCGTGCGACGGGATGGCGTCCAGGTACCACCAGTACTCCTTGACGTCCTCGCCGTGATTGCCCTGCGGGCCGGTCAGCCCGAACGCGCGTTCCTTGAGGATCGGGTCGCGCCCGTTCCACAACGCCAGCGACAGGCACAGCCGCTGCTCGATGTCGCAGAACCCGGCCATCCCGTCCTCGCCCCACCGGTACGCCCGGGACCGGGCGTGATCGTGCGGCAGGTAGTCCCACGCGTTGCCGTCGGCGCTGTAGTCCTCCCGGACCGTGCCCCACTGCCGCTCGCTGACGTACGGCCCCCACCGGTACCAATCCCCGGCCTGTCGCAGCCCGTGCTCCAACCGCCCGAACCGCGCTACTCGATCGCTCTCGGCACCCATCGACGTTCTCCGTCCCACTCGGCGACCCCGTGCCAACCTGTGGCCGCTTCGTTCCTATGCCGCGAGCGACCAGCGGTGCATCACCCTCTGTGTGCCATGTTTCCACCGTCAGTGGTCGATGGGTTGCTGCGTCCGAACCTCACCCGGACAGGAGGAGGACGGCTCGCCGGGCGGCTGGTTCAATCGCCCGTGGCGCTGGGAGGTGGCACGGGCATGCCCGATTCGGTACGCGACCGGGTCCGGCCCCCGATCGCCCGCCTCATCGACGCGGCCGGGCGCGACGGGCCGGCCACGCCGGCAGACGTCGCCGGCCACCTGCGATCGGGCGAGTTCTTCTGGCTCGACCTGGAGCAGCCGGGCGACGACGACCTGGCGGAGTTCCGCCGCGGCCTCCAGCTGCCCGCGGGCGTCCTGGACAGCGTGCCGCACGCTCGTCAGCGGTCGTCGCTCGGCTGGTCCGGGGGATCGGTGCGGGCCGTGCTGCCCGCGGCGGTGGGCACCCGGCCGGCGGCGTGGATCGCCGCGGAGTTCGTGAGTCTGCTGCTCACCGAGCAGTTCCTGGTCACCGTGCACCCGGCGCCCTGCGCGGCCCTGCGGCACGCCCGGGACCAGTACGGCGCCCTCGACGAGGGTGCCCGCAAGGACGCTCTGGACCACCACGCCGGTCTGGTCGCCGGCCGACAGGCCCAGGTGATCAGCGGGCTGACCATCGTGGCGACCGTCTTCCTGCCACTGTCCTTCCTCACCGGCTACTTCGGCATGAACTTCCGCATCCTCACGAACGACCTGCAAACCTCGTTCTGGCAGTTCGTCCTGCTGGCGCTGGTGCTGCCGGCCACCAGCGTCGCCCTGTCCCTGCTGCTCATCCGCCGGCTGGAGCGGCGCCTCGGCATCCGTCGCCTGAGGAAGCCGCCCAGCTGACGGTCCTCGGGCTCAGTACTTGGTGTACTTGGCCCAGTCGTA
Above is a genomic segment from Actinoplanes ianthinogenes containing:
- the glgX gene encoding glycogen debranching protein GlgX, translated to MTSFPASTVAGLPGVPFPLGATAGEQFGVAGTNFAIASSVADRVTLCLFDAEGRETQVPVRDNDADVWHVFVPGVGPGQAYGYRVGGPWLPDRGLRCNPAKLLLDPYAKAISGSVTFGPEVLGQDEADPAKPSALDSAPHVPRGLVTDPAFTWADRIRPRYDYSDTVLYEIHVKGFTMRHPDIPAELRGTYAGLAHEAAIGYLTGLGVTTVELLPVHQSVPEAFLTGRNLTNYWGYNTIGYFAPHNGYSAAVRAGQPGGQVAEFKAMVDALHRAGLEVVLDVVFNHTAEAGPDGPALCFRGIDNTAYYRTVPGDPGVYVDTTGCGNSLNAGDPITLQLMLDSLRYWITEMHADGFRFDLAPTLARQEGAYDKVSAFLDMVAQDPVVSQVKLIAEPWDVGQVDSYDLGRFPPLWREWNGKYRDTMRNFWASRPVGIGEFATRFTGSSDLYGRSGRRPTASVNLITVHDGFTLRDLVSYNDKHNEANGEHNHDGTDDNASWNCGAEGATDDPGILALRARQSRAMLTTLLLSFGVPLLLGGDEIGRTQRGNNNAYCQDNEITWFDWASRDEALKDFTTRLIAFRQSHPVFRRRRFLTGAEASDLRWFTPSGKPMDGGDWADPGARAIAIYLDGSDAPDRAGDGTLLLDDDFLVLVNSWWEPLDFVLPPTRADARWHAEIDTYDLAGTGHAAPRGADERVTVGPRSLIVLRSPRPQVT
- a CDS encoding MGH1-like glycoside hydrolase domain-containing protein, with translation MGAESDRVARFGRLEHGLRQAGDWYRWGPYVSERQWGTVREDYSADGNAWDYLPHDHARSRAYRWGEDGMAGFCDIEQRLCLSLALWNGRDPILKERAFGLTGPQGNHGEDVKEYWWYLDAIPSHAWNRWRYHYPQGEFPYQDLIDTNARRDRYEPEYELLDTGAFDEDRYWITEVVYAKAGPDDLLMSIQVTNKGPEAETLHVLPTAWFRNTWSWGDDGTRPSLRAAGDRSVLIEHPITGTMELIAAAGPDGAGPRLLFCENETNLVRLDNAAPITAYPKDGINDHVVHGAPTVNPERTGTKCSFWYEITVPAGGTTELRLRLRPAVEGRSSAADALGDDYDRVVAGRRGEADEFYAELTPAGAGADEALVLRQASAGMLWSKQLFYYDVDRWLDGDPGQPTPPAERLTGRNAKWRNFNGFDIISMPDKWEYPWFAAWDLAFHTVPLAHLDPAFAKYQLILVCREWFQSPNGALPAYEWDFGDVNPPVHAWAALQIFAIDGARDFDFLSRVFDKLLVNFTWWVNRQDAGDKNVFEGGFLGLDNIGPIDRSHLPDGYTLQQSDATGWMGAYAAAMGAIAAILQWSGKRQGRDLVVKFLEHFAGIRKALEKQGLWDDADGLFYDRLITPSGQAVPIKVHSMVGIIPVLAALVIDGDLLQNAMDMNKGFMRFLQHEGLSDMEKLVETAQLRGDDAGRRLLLSVARPNQLERLFAKLFDESEFLSPHGLRALSAYHREHPYQFDAEGYHSSIDYEPAESTTSMFGGNSNWRGPIWMPVNYMVVESLERYHRFYGDDYQLEYPTGSGRRLPLDRIIADLQDRLISLFTNDAHGRRPCFGGTERMQTDPDWHDNLIFSEYFHGDNGAAIGAFHQTGWTGLVADLILRRHGAVKSVGDVARELIEKVTS
- a CDS encoding CorA family divalent cation transporter, producing the protein MPDSVRDRVRPPIARLIDAAGRDGPATPADVAGHLRSGEFFWLDLEQPGDDDLAEFRRGLQLPAGVLDSVPHARQRSSLGWSGGSVRAVLPAAVGTRPAAWIAAEFVSLLLTEQFLVTVHPAPCAALRHARDQYGALDEGARKDALDHHAGLVAGRQAQVISGLTIVATVFLPLSFLTGYFGMNFRILTNDLQTSFWQFVLLALVLPATSVALSLLLIRRLERRLGIRRLRKPPS